From Bdellovibrionota bacterium, the proteins below share one genomic window:
- a CDS encoding TatD family hydrolase, whose amino-acid sequence MTSEPFTDSHAHVDYDLFDEDRELVLQRAREANVRNILNIALGPESAVFERAHRLVSGHDGMWLAVGVHPHQASQMTEDTVPVLREFAGRPKVVAIGEIGLDYHYNHSPQDVQQKRFTQLLDLALELQLPVSIHTRSAFDDTYRFVRERSIFERVGGVLHCYTGSSEDARRFLDLGAYISFSGIVTFKKSEALRDVVRSIPMDRLLVETDAPFLAPEPYRGKRNEPAYVVRVAETIASLKNISVDEVARATTENTKRLFRF is encoded by the coding sequence ATGACTTCCGAACCGTTCACCGATTCTCACGCCCACGTCGACTACGATCTATTCGACGAGGACCGGGAACTCGTTCTTCAACGAGCCCGCGAGGCCAACGTGCGAAATATTCTGAACATCGCCCTCGGTCCGGAGTCCGCCGTATTTGAGCGAGCCCATCGCCTGGTCTCCGGCCACGATGGAATGTGGCTTGCCGTCGGCGTTCACCCGCACCAGGCCTCGCAGATGACCGAGGATACGGTTCCCGTCCTCCGAGAATTTGCCGGTCGACCCAAAGTCGTTGCGATCGGCGAAATCGGCCTCGACTACCACTACAATCATTCGCCTCAGGACGTTCAGCAAAAAAGATTCACCCAACTTCTCGATTTGGCTTTGGAGCTTCAGCTTCCGGTGTCGATCCATACGCGCAGTGCTTTCGACGACACGTACCGTTTCGTTCGGGAGCGAAGTATTTTTGAACGAGTGGGAGGCGTTCTCCACTGCTACACAGGAAGCTCCGAAGACGCCCGGCGGTTTCTGGATCTCGGCGCCTACATCTCGTTTTCCGGAATCGTGACGTTTAAGAAATCGGAAGCATTGCGCGATGTCGTTCGATCCATTCCGATGGACCGCTTGTTGGTCGAAACCGACGCCCCCTTTTTGGCGCCCGAGCCGTACCGCGGGAAGCGAAACGAGCCGGCGTACGTCGTCCGCGTGGCCGAAACGATCGCCAGTCTGAAGAACATTTCCGTCGATGAGGTGGCCCGAGCCACAACCGAAAATACGAAACGCCTCTTTCGATTCTAA